The sequence below is a genomic window from Leptospira ryugenii.
GAACCAAGCCTTTGTTTTGCCTCTACATTTTGACCTTCATTTACGTAGACGCGTTCCAAGTTTCCATACACTGAATACCAGCCATTTTGGTGTTCGAGGATGACAAAGTTATCATATCCATCCATATAGTCGATATTGATCACTTTTCCAGGCAATGTAGACCTAACATAGCCCGGATTTAATTTTGTAAATTCTACACCTTTGTGAGGAATATGGCTAGTATCAGAAAACGGATGTTTAATGGACTCCCTTTGGGAGAGAGGGAAGTTTGGTTTACCGGGAGGTTTTTTTTCTTTTAACTCTTCCGAACTAGGCCCGAGGCTTTTCACGCGAATGGTCTCGTCTACATATAGGGCATCAGAAACAGTTCTTCCATTCCATGAGGCTAGTGTTTTTGGGTCGAGGTTGAACTTTCTTGCTGTTGAATACCAACTATCACCAGCTTGCACACGATAGGTGCCGGCCTTTTTTTCATCCTTTTCCCGTCCATGGATCGATAGGACAAAAAGAAAAGAGCCAATCAGTGATACGGAAACTAAAATCGATTTCTGCATGGCATCGGTATCCCAATTATCGACAGAGTTCTGCCTGGTAGGCTAGGAAATTAACTATCTCGCTCGGTAAAAAAGACAAAAAAAAAGGCAGGTTTCCACCTGCCTTTTGTGACTTGTTCCAAAGACCAAGCTATGATTATTCGTCGTCTTTGCTATTGACTTTGTATTTTTTCATTAACTCTTCGGCCACGTTTCTTGGGACAGGAGCATACTTGGAAAATTCCATAGCAAACTCTGCCTTTCCTTGTGTGGAGGAACGAAGCACAGTGGAGTAACCAAACATGTCCGCGAGAGGGACTTCAGCTTCAATCTTTGCATAGCCACCTTCCTCGGTTGTGTTTAAGATCATACCTCGTCTTTGGTTAATGGAGGCAAGGATGGCACCTTGGAACTCAGACGGTCCTTCCACATCCACTTTCATGATTGGTTCTAGGATGATGGGAGCGGCTTTTGAGAAGCCTTGTCTGAATGCATACCGTGCACCAATTTGGAAGGCCATATCCGAGGAGTCCACATCGTGGTATGCTCCATCGTTGATTGTACAGCGAACTCCAATAATTGGGAATCCAATGAGCGATCCTCTTTCCAAACAGGAACGGAATCCTTTGTCGCAAGATCCAATGTACTCACGAGGGATAGATCCACCAACGATCTTATCTACAAATTCATAGTCCTTGCCTTCATCCAAAGGAATTGGATCCATGATGCCTGCCACACGTGAGAATTGTCCCTGGCCACCAGTTTGCTTTTTGTGAGTGTAATCAAAATCAGCAGATTTGGTGATGGTTTCGCGGTAGGCAACTTGCGGTGCTCCCGTCACTAAATCCACACCATACTCTCTCTTCATCCTTTCGATATAGACTTCTAAGTGCAATTCACCCATACCTTTGATGATGGTCTGGCCGGATTCCTTGTCCATTTCCGTTTGGAAAGTTGGGTCTTCTTTTGTGAATCGGTTCAATGCCTTTGCTAAGTTCGGGAGTTGTTTTGATTCTTTGCACTCGATGGTAAGGGAAATAACAGGGCTTGGAACAAACATTGATTCCATTGTTACTTTGACTTTTCCATCAGTGAATGTATCCCCTGAGGCACAATCAATACCAAAAAGGGCAACAATATCTCCAGCCTCTGCTTTGGTAATGTCTTCCATTTCATTGGAGTGCATACGCACCAATCTACCAACGTTGTGACGTTTGTTGTTGGAGGCATTGTAAATGGTCATACCTTTTTCGAGTTTGCCTTGGTAAACACGAACGTATGTTAGCTGCCCATACCTTCCATCTTCAAGTTTAAATGCTAAACAAACAAGAGGTTTTTCAGGGTCAGATTCCATGATGACTTCATTTTCTTCATTGCCTACTTCTTTGGCTCTGTTCACAACATCATAGGGAGAGGCTAAAAAGTCTGCTACGCCATCGAGTAGCTTTTGAACACCTTTGTTTTTGAAAGCTGATCCCATAAAAACAGGAACAAACTTAAGTTGGAGCACCCCTCGTCGGATTGCTTCCTTGATTCTTGCTTCAGTAGGTGTGCCTTCTAAAAGTTCTTCAGTCAATTCATCACTGAAGAGGGATACTGCATCGAGTAATCCTTCTCTTTTTTCTTCTGCTTGGGCTTTTAACTCCTCAGGGATTTCAGTGATTTTGATGTCCTGACCGTTGGGACCTTCGAAGTAATATGCCTTCATCTCAATGAGGTCTATGATTCCTTTTAGGTCGTTTTCCAATCCGATTGGGATTTGGACGGCATGTGCGTTTAGGTGTAATTTTTCTCTGAGTTGTTCGATCACACGCCAAGGGTTGGCACCAGTTCTGTCCAATTTGTTGATGAAGGCAACACGAGGGACACTGTATCGCTTCATCTGTCGGTCTACTGTGATGGACTGAGATTGCACACCCGCCACCCCACAGAGTACCATAATCGCTGAATCAAGTACCCTAAGGGAGCGCTCCACCTCGATGGTGAAATCCACGTGGCCTGGTGTGTCAATGATGTTGATGGTAATGTCTTTCCAAGTGGCGTAGGTAGCGGCTGACTGGATTGTAATCCCACGCTCACGCTCCAAGTCCATACTGTCCATAGTGGCACCAACGCCGTCTTTTCCGCGCACCTCATGGATGGCGTGGATTTTGTTCGTATAGAATAAAATACGTTCTGTCAGGGTGGTTTTCCCTGAGTCAATGTGTGCAGAAATTCCGATATTACGGATTTTCTCTAATTTTGGATCCCTTTTTGTCGCTGTCGTTGCGGTCATACATTCCCCGTAACAGAAATGAATACATTTCTTCTGATTCTACCAAGATCAGAAATTGAGCTGTTTTGTAAAGTACTTGGGCTTTTTTAGGTGGGCGAAATCCTAGGTCATCTAGGCATTCGGATATAGTATGTATTTATCACGTCTTAGGCGATTTTTTCGCACGATGTCTTTTGCCCGGGTTGTCTGCTTCGGTTTTCTCTCTGCCATCCTTTTAGGTTCTTTCTTTCTTTATGGAAATGAGGCGGGGAATCTGAGTTACGTGGATTCCGTTTACCTCTCTGCCTCAGCTATCTGTGTGACAGGCCTTTCGCCCATACCTATCAGCAGCCTTAGTTATTCTACTCATTGGATACTTTTGGTGCTCATCCAAATTGGTGGGCTCGGGATTATCAGTTTTACTGTTATCATAGGTTTTTTAATCAGTAAGGGCATATCGCGGAATACAAAATTTAATGCATTTGTGGTCGCTGCCATCGACAAAGATGATCCAAAGACGGACTCTATGTCAACAGGAGAAGTGAACCGTATTTTGATCTCGGTGGTGAATATTTCTTTCATCGTAGAGTTGTTAGGTGCTATTGGTTTGTTTTTGCACATGCCAGAGGCAGTAGAGGGAGACAACCCTCGTTGGTTTTTTTCACTCTTTACCTCTGTATCTGCTTTTAATAACGCAGGGTTTTCGATCGTGGATGATTTGAGTGGCCTTAGGGCAGAACCATTTTGTTTGTACATTGTGAGCGCATTAGTAATCTTAGGTGGTATTGGTTTTCCGGTTATCATTCTTTTAGAAAAGATTCTTCTCACCGTCATCTTTCGGATCGTAGACAGGATAGAAGTAGTGACAGAGACTTTGATGATGCGCAAGTCCTTAAAAACAGGAAAGATTCCCAAACTTTTATTTGTCCCTACTGTCCTTAGTGCTTTTTTGGAAGGGAGAATTGAAGATTATAACGACCACATACGAGGAGAATCAACAAGAATCCAATCAAAACTTTTAGTCTATGGCTCATTATTACTGATTTTATTTGGGACCTTGGGAGTTTATTTTTTAGAGGCTGGCAATCCACATACTTTGTCACCAATGGATGTTTCTGAAAGATTTGCGAATGCATTTTTTATCTCTGTCTGCTCTCGTACCGCAGGTTTTGCGACATTGGATTTTGGAAATCTAACTGACGCTTCCATCATTATCATAACAACTTTAATGTTTATCGGAGGTGGTCCGCAAGGAACGGCTGGCGGTATCAAAATCACAACATTCACTCTTCTATTAGCATATTTGAAAAATGTGATCCAGCCATCAAAACCAGTTATGTTGTTTGGTGAGGTGATTTCTAAAAACTCAGTAGCAGTGGCTATCCGAGTTTATTTTTTAGCTACCTTAGTATTTGCAGGCGCTTTTATTGTATTGGGTGTGTTAGATGGGAATCAACATTCGCTGCATGTGATTTTCTTTGAACTCGTTTCTGCATTCTCCACAGTTGGGTTCAGTTTGAACTTGACATCACAGCTTGCCGATGTAGAAAAAATTCTTTATGTTTTCCTTATGTTTGTGGGTAGAGTCGGAATTTTTACAGTTCTTATCGCTGCCACAGGTCATTCGGGCGTACCAAAGATGGGCGCAAGTGACGATGGAGTAAAAATACAAGTAGGTTAAGGGAAAATTCGCTTTACTAGAATATATAAAATCAATAAAACAAAGAGAGAAAAGAATGAGCATTAAGATTAAAGAACTATTTACGCTTTCATTTAAGAAACCTGGCCTATCCCAAGAAGAATCTGGATTAGAGGAAAAAAAGAAGGCGGTTTCCGAGAAGTTGGAGGCAGCATTTTCACGAGCTGAAAGTTTGGAAATACTCAATGCTAATTCAAAATGGGAAGATGCAAATTTGTTAGTGAAACCTCTTGCGCAGGATTGTTTAAAACTCTATTTAATGTTAAACGATAAAAATCCTGGACTCGAGTCTAATGACTTGCAAAAGGCAGTAGCAGAAGTAACCAATGTCCCCGCAAAGTTGAAATTAAAACTTGAATATATTTTAAACTTTGAGCGAAGTACGAGCTTTTTAGAAGCGAAAGATCTAGAAAGAACGGAGGGTTTATTCACCTCCTTTTTAAATGATCTGGAAAGACTTTTTTCAAAGAAAAAAAGAGCAGAATGGAATACGGCTCTATCAAAACAGAAAAGAATTTGGAATCTTCAATTTTTAACACTCTTTATAGTGCTTTTCTCAGTGTCTTCAGGCACTTTCTATTATAAAATTCGATTTCCAAAACTTGCTAGTACCGATATCAGAATCTACGCACTGAATGAGGAAAACCCAGGTGTTCGATTGGAGCACTCAGCATTCTCGAAGATTAATGTATCGGAAAATGGAAATTGGGTTACCTATGAATTTATTTGGGATGCTCCGATTCTCGCAGGTCAGTTGCGGATTGATCCAACAGAGCAAGCTAGAATCCGAATTCAATTGAAGGAGCTTCAACTCTTTGATGAAAAGGGTTCACTGGTATTTAGCCATTCCTTTATTTGGGGGGCGGATTTGCTTCCAGAAAATAAATTCCAATACGGTTCCATTCACGAGTTAAAGAATTCTGGAAAACCTTTCCCTGGGAAAGAAATTGAACTAGAATCTCTAGGTACGGATCCTGCTCTTCACTTACTTCTACCACGTTCACAGAAAATCAAAAAAGCGACACTTGTGATCCGCCATACAGAAATTAAAAATCAATTTAAATAAGTCAATATGTTGATTCTCTATCTAAGATTGATGAGACTTCCGCAGTGGATCAAAAACTTGATCCTATTTGCTGGTCTAATTTTTTCTAAAAAAGTATTCGAATTAGATGCTTTAGGTAAAGTTTCATTAGCCTTCTTTTTCTTTTCTCTCGTTGCCAGTTCCCAGTATGTTTTCAATGATTTTTTAGACCGTGAGGAAGATGCAAAACACCCTGAAAAAAAACATAGACCCATTGCCAGTGGGGAACTAGACGTTGGCATTGCTCTTGCGATCACAGGTATTATTTTACCCTTTGCCTTGATTGGCTCCTATTTACTCTCTGTGCCTTTTTTCTTTCTAACTATATTTTATTTAGGATTTAACATTATCTATAGTAAGGTGCTCAAACACATTGTGATTCTGGATGTGATGAGTATTTCAATCGGTTTCGTATTACGGGCGATTGCAGGTGCCTTGGTGATCGGGGTACAATTTTCAAATTGGTTGTTGTTGTGTACATTTATGTTGGCTTTGTTTTGGGGATTTTCCAAACGCAGGGGAGAGATCTCTATCCTTAAAGACCAGGCTGGCAAACACAGAAAGATATTGCAGGAATATTCCATTGAGTTTTTGGATTTGATGATGGCGATCGTAGCTACATTAACGCTTGTTAGCTATGTCATGTATACTGTTAGTCCCACTACCGCAAAAAGTTTGGGCACGGAACATATGGTCTATACAGTGCCGATTGTAGTTTATGCTATTTTTAGAAGTTTGTACATCATCTACATCAAGAATATGGGGCATGACCCAACGAGAGCCATTCTGACTGATAAGGCAGTTTTGGTTTCCGGGGTTCTCTGGCTCCTTTTGGTATTATCTCTAATGTTTGGAAACTTTTCTGGTCTTGTCCCCGTCCTATAAGAAGAGGGTAAGATGATCTTTTGGAAAAATTGGCCGTATTCATGGAAAATGGTTCTTGCCTTTCTCCTGTTCTTTGGAGCAACGCTCGGCTTTGCCCGGTTTCGCGCAAATCTGAGCCACCCTCGCATTTCTTTTGAATCCCTTTCTGTCCAACCTACGGACGTGAAGGCCTGGGAGGGGAAACCAAAGATTGTCTACTTTTGGGCAACATGGTGTACGGTTTGCAAAACCTATTCATACATCCTGAACCAAAACTTAAAACTTTTGGATGAACAAATGGTATTTCTTTCTGTTGTTGAGGATGAGCCTGGTAAGGAGTTTGATTCCTATATCGCGCACAACCCAATCCATTACCCAGTCTACCATGGTTCTTACTCTCTTCTCCAAGACTGGGGAGTGAGCGCTTTCCCCACCACTGTCTTTCTCAATTCTCATGGTGAGGTGGTATTTTATGATACGGGCATAATCAGCCCGCTGAGTTTTTGGCTCAGGTCCCTACTCACGAAGGTTCTCTGAGATGTCGATATTCTAAAGTATGGAGAACCAACCCTTCAAGCCCAAACCACTCCTAAATAAGTCGGAGCTCCGCCAAATCAAACGGAGTCGGACAAGGATCGAAGGGAAAAAAATCATCACCGATGATGTTCGTAAACTCAAATCTCTAAAAGTTACCCCTGACCTAAGCGCTGGTGAAGCAGTCCATTACTATCGAGAACCGATTTGGATCGAATATTACATTCCGAAAGAATCACGATTTGCCTATGAAACTAAATACCTATTCATTCGTCTCTTTGATCCTGTCCCCACAGAAGAAGACAGTGACAAAGAGTTACAAAAGGCAATCGCAGGCCGCCATATTGTAGATCTCTGGAAATTTTCCCAGGAATCGGAGGAGAACAAAAAACTTATTTTTTCTAGCTACCAAAATACTCTCGGCATGTTGGAAACTGTAAGCCAAATCTATTGGAACTACCGAGAGACCAAGAACCCAGAAGAGTTAAAGACTGCTTGTTATTTGGTGGAAGCTTTAATGAAGTATGAACCAACATTGGCCAGCTTACAGAAGTTTCGTGACTATTCGATCTATAATTTAAATTTTTTGATTCGGCTATTAAACCAAACAAAACAGGAATTTTCCTTGGAAGATGCAACTGTTTCTCTCCTGATCAAAAGAAGGAATGAAACTTGGGAGAGAGAGAATTTTGTTGAGGATGAGGACTTTGATTTGTTATCCGCACTTTTTTTTGAACAGGCGTTTCCAAATCGAGGTGCCCAAGAATTGAATAGCGACGACCTTCTTTACCTATAGCGAACGAAAGAGAATGGATGAAAAGAGTTCCTTTCTCTTATCCATCTCAGTTCTGCCATCCTCAACACTTCCTTGTACTAAAACATTCTCTAGCACTTGGTAGCGGATCGGTTTTGTTTGTTCTTGGAAGGCAAACTCGATTTTTTTGATCGGCTGTCCAAGTGGGGATTTTGCCTTTTGTTGTGCATCTTTTAAGGGAAAGGAGTGAACCACACTTGCCAAAAATTCTTCCCTAGACCAAAGACCAGGAGAAACGTCGGTGATTCCCAATCGTAGGTCTCTGTATAAATGTTCCTTTTGGAAATTTTTGATCCCAAAAAAAAGTATTTGTTTGGTTTCTTTAAGTTTTTTTAAACTTTCAACCGCTTTCTTTATGTCCATTGGCAGCTGGTCCCAATCCAAGATTGCAATTTGCGGTGGAGCTTGCCTAAGTCGTAAGAGAAAATGATCAAAGTCTCCATCAGAGGTTACAGATTGTCCAAAGGTATTGAGTATGATTTCTAATCTTCTGTCATAGGCTCTGGATTTTGTAAAAATTGCCCAATGCAAATCTTCTCTAGGAAGTGGGTAAAGAGGAAGCTGAAACAAAGAATGTATGCTTAGCTTCCAATGCAGACTCAAACCAGAGTCAATCATATCTGAAAGTTGATTCTCTGGTATCTCCCCCAATAACAACGGTTCGATGCCCCAATCCAAAAGTTCTTTGACTAGCTCTGGATTAAATTTTGTAAAGATGTGAATCCCCTCACCTTTGTCCTTCCAATTTTTGGGGAGTACGAGCTGGCTTTGGAGACCATTTGCCTTCAAAACTTCACTCAAAAGACTTAAATATGGCTCGTATTCCGCAGAGAGCAGAATCGCACCGAAGAGAGGATTCATCCAAATCTTATTTTAGTTGACCCATACTCCAGAAAAGTCATTTTAATTTTACTCCACAATGAAGCTCCTGAAACGCTACGCAAATAGACGGCTCTATGACCCAGAGACAAGTTCTACCATTACTTTGGAGGACGTAGCAAAGATGATCATCGGAGGAGAAGAGATCAAAGTTTTAGATAATATGACAGGTGAGGACATCACACCAAAAATCCTGGGTCAGACCTTTTTAAAGGTCAGTTTAGGACAGAGGAATGAGGATTTCTCCAATTTTATGCTCACCTCTCTAATTCGGGAAACAGGACGAGACATTTCCGGGCTTTTCGAACGTTTGGTTCTCGGTGGGATCGGCGCCAATTACCTGACAAGGGATAGATTGGAAAAGATCATAACGTCCATGGTAGATTTAGGAGAATTGAAAGAGGTCGACTTTAGCAATTACCGGGAGGACTTACTTCGAAAAATGGCATCTCGTGCCAGTGAGAAAAAAGAACAGATCCAAAAAGACTTGGAAAAATTTTCGCAAAGTCTACAAGAAAAAGACACGAGCACCTTGGGCGATCTTTCGGAGAAATTGAAGGAAGTTGCCGAGAAACTCAAAGAAAATTGATCATTTTCGCCTAACATTTTATACAGATTCCTATCTAATTTTCAATACCTGCCTTTTTTTCTTCGTGGACAAAATCGGATTTCCTTCAGAGAACTATTTTGCGGAGTTTTTATGAAATTTAACAGCATTTTAGAAGCAATTGGAAATACACCTCACATCCGACTTTCTCGACTTTTCGGGGATTCTCATGAGATTTGGCTGAAATTAGAGCGCCAAAATCCTGGTGGGTCCATCAAAGATAGGATTGCCTTAGCCATGATTGAGGATGCAGAAAAGTCGGGAAAACTGACAAAAAATTCTGTCATCATTGAACCTACTTCGGGAAATACCGGGATAGGATTGGCAATGGTTGCTGCAGTCAAAGGTTATCCTATAACACTTGTTATGCCAGAGCACATGTCAATAGAAAGAAGACGCATCATGGCAGCTTATGGTGCCAATTTTGAGCTTACACCTAGAGAAAAGGGAATGCCAGGTGCCATTGCAAAAGCTACAGAAATGGTAGCCTCGAACCCAAATGCATGGATGCCCCAACAATTTGAAAATGAAGCAAACATAGAAGTTCATAGAAAAACTACCGCAGAAGAGATAGCGAAAGATTTTCCAAATGGTTTGGACTACATGATCACAGGTGTGGGAACAGGTGGTCATATTTCTGGTTGTGCAGAGATCTTAAAACAAAAGTTTCCCAATTTGAAAGTGTTCGCGGTGGAACCGGAAGGCTCACCTGTGTTAAGTGGTGGAAAACCTGGCCCACACCCTCTGCAAGGGATTGGAGCAGGCTTCATTCCTAAAAACTGCAAAACAGATTTATTGGATGGGATCATAACGGTCGGTAAAGAGGAAGCATTTGAAATGGCAGTGAACATTGCCAAGAAAGAAGGTGTTTTTATCGGTGCCTCTTCTGGAGCTAGTTTGGCCGCTGTTGCAAAAAAATTAAAAGAGATTCCAGCTGGTTCTAAGGTATTGACTTTCTGCTACGATACAGGCGAGAGATATCTTTCAGTTGATGGGCTCTTTGTTTAATCGAGGTTCTGCAATACGAAATTAGTTCTTGTAGAATCACCTAGCAAAGCGAAGACGATTCAATCCTACTTAGGTGAGGGTTGGAAAGTCTTCGCCACAAAAGGTCACATCAAGGACCTACCTGCCAAAGATTATGGAATTGACTTCCACAATCAATACAAACCAGATTACGCTTGGCTTAAGGGAAAAAAAACTCTCCTCGCAGACTGTAAAAAAAATCTTCAAAATCTAGAAGCAATTTACTTTGCTTCAGACCCCGATAGAGAAGGGGAAATCATCGCCTACCACTTAGCTGAGGAGTTTGCAAAGTATAAGGTGCCAAAATATCGCATTCGATTGAAAGAGATTTCTAAACGCGAACTCTGGAAACAAATTGAGGCACCAAGTCACATTGACTCACATTTAGTTACATCACAAGTATCACGACGTGTGATAGATCGGATCTTTGGATTTGAGTTATCGCCGGTTTTATGGAAAGCCCTCAAAATGGGAACTTTATCTGCGGGCAGAGTACAATCAGCTGTTCTTAGATGGATTTGCGAACGAGAAAAGGAAATCAGAAACTTTCAATCTGAAAGTTATTTAGAAATACAGGCATCGATCTATGACCAAAAGGATTTCATCTTAACCAAATACGATTTAAAGGATCCTGATGCATTGCTTGGTATCGAGCATCAAGAAACCTTAAAAAAACAATATCTTTTAGATGAAGAAGGAAGACCAAGCGAAGTTACAAAATTTACCTTGATCGATATTCTATCCAAAGCATATCGCCACCCAGCACCAAAACCATTTACAACAGCCTCTTTACAAGAATATGCAAATAAACATTTATCATTCTCGCCTTCCCAAACAATGAGCCTTGCACAAAGTTTATATGAAGGAAAGAAAAAGGGAAAAGAAACGATAGGACTCATTACCTATATGAGAACAGATTCTACGAGGATATCGGAGGACAAAAAAAATATCGGATTCAATTATTTGCATACATTTTTTCCCCATCTAAGTGTAAACCAAAGGAGCCAAAAGCCTAGAAAGACTATTGGTAAACAAGACGCACATGAAGCCATCACACCGACTCGTCCAGATTGGAGCCCTGATGAACTAAATGGCATTCTGAAACCAGATGAGCTTAAACTCTACACTGCGATTTGGGAAAGATTCTACCAGAGTTTACTAGCACCTGAGACTGGTTTGGTGTTTACTTATTTATTTGAGTCCAAGGGACAGCATTGGAAATACGAAGAGAAACAAGTCCTTTCTCCTGGATTTTTAGCCTTTAAGGACAAAGCCATCAAAATCGGGGATGGAAAATCTAGGTGGTCCAAATCGAAACAATTTGATCTTGAGCAAATACGATTTGAAGAAAAACAAACAAAACCGAAGGAAAGGTATAGTATTGGTCAGATTGTTGCGAAAATGGAAAGAACAGGCATTGGGAGACCATCCACTTATTCCGCAACCATAGAGACTCTGTTGAAGAGAAAGTATATTCTCCATGTCAAATCAAGATTAGGCTCGACTAGTTTAGGCGAAAGAGTTTGCGATTTTTTGGTATCAAATTGTTCCAATCTCATCCAAGACGACTTTACTAAAAAACTGGAACAAGATTTGGATGAGTTGGCACAGGGAAAAAATGATGCCTTCCAACTCATTGACGAATTTTATAAAGGGATAAAAAAGATCCGTTTCCTAGAAGTTTCGAAAAAGAGAGCGATGGATACAAAAAAAAGTACAGATTGTCCTAATTGTCTCCAGGGAACCATTCAGTCTAAATTTGCAAAGAATGGGAAAACCATTTACTTTTGTTCACGGTACCCGAAGTGCAATTTTGTAAGTTATGAATCTCCTAAATCTAATAATCACTAAAGTAAGGTTTTGACGAGAGAG
It includes:
- a CDS encoding LIC_10271 family cell wall hydrolase; this translates as MQKSILVSVSLIGSFLFVLSIHGREKDEKKAGTYRVQAGDSWYSTARKFNLDPKTLASWNGRTVSDALYVDETIRVKSLGPSSEELKEKKPPGKPNFPLSQRESIKHPFSDTSHIPHKGVEFTKLNPGYVRSTLPGKVINIDYMDGYDNFVILEHQNGWYSVYGNLERVYVNEGQNVEAKQRLGSISKNKGLYFQVNQNKSAVNPIQFFQIGSS
- a CDS encoding polyhydroxyalkanoate synthesis regulator DNA-binding domain-containing protein produces the protein MKLLKRYANRRLYDPETSSTITLEDVAKMIIGGEEIKVLDNMTGEDITPKILGQTFLKVSLGQRNEDFSNFMLTSLIRETGRDISGLFERLVLGGIGANYLTRDRLEKIITSMVDLGELKEVDFSNYREDLLRKMASRASEKKEQIQKDLEKFSQSLQEKDTSTLGDLSEKLKEVAEKLKEN
- the cysK gene encoding cysteine synthase A; amino-acid sequence: MKFNSILEAIGNTPHIRLSRLFGDSHEIWLKLERQNPGGSIKDRIALAMIEDAEKSGKLTKNSVIIEPTSGNTGIGLAMVAAVKGYPITLVMPEHMSIERRRIMAAYGANFELTPREKGMPGAIAKATEMVASNPNAWMPQQFENEANIEVHRKTTAEEIAKDFPNGLDYMITGVGTGGHISGCAEILKQKFPNLKVFAVEPEGSPVLSGGKPGPHPLQGIGAGFIPKNCKTDLLDGIITVGKEEAFEMAVNIAKKEGVFIGASSGASLAAVAKKLKEIPAGSKVLTFCYDTGERYLSVDGLFV
- a CDS encoding TrkH family potassium uptake protein yields the protein MYLSRLRRFFRTMSFARVVCFGFLSAILLGSFFLYGNEAGNLSYVDSVYLSASAICVTGLSPIPISSLSYSTHWILLVLIQIGGLGIISFTVIIGFLISKGISRNTKFNAFVVAAIDKDDPKTDSMSTGEVNRILISVVNISFIVELLGAIGLFLHMPEAVEGDNPRWFFSLFTSVSAFNNAGFSIVDDLSGLRAEPFCLYIVSALVILGGIGFPVIILLEKILLTVIFRIVDRIEVVTETLMMRKSLKTGKIPKLLFVPTVLSAFLEGRIEDYNDHIRGESTRIQSKLLVYGSLLLILFGTLGVYFLEAGNPHTLSPMDVSERFANAFFISVCSRTAGFATLDFGNLTDASIIIITTLMFIGGGPQGTAGGIKITTFTLLLAYLKNVIQPSKPVMLFGEVISKNSVAVAIRVYFLATLVFAGAFIVLGVLDGNQHSLHVIFFELVSAFSTVGFSLNLTSQLADVEKILYVFLMFVGRVGIFTVLIAATGHSGVPKMGASDDGVKIQVG
- a CDS encoding decaprenyl-phosphate phosphoribosyltransferase, whose translation is MLILYLRLMRLPQWIKNLILFAGLIFSKKVFELDALGKVSLAFFFFSLVASSQYVFNDFLDREEDAKHPEKKHRPIASGELDVGIALAITGIILPFALIGSYLLSVPFFFLTIFYLGFNIIYSKVLKHIVILDVMSISIGFVLRAIAGALVIGVQFSNWLLLCTFMLALFWGFSKRRGEISILKDQAGKHRKILQEYSIEFLDLMMAIVATLTLVSYVMYTVSPTTAKSLGTEHMVYTVPIVVYAIFRSLYIIYIKNMGHDPTRAILTDKAVLVSGVLWLLLVLSLMFGNFSGLVPVL
- the fusA gene encoding elongation factor G, with amino-acid sequence MTATTATKRDPKLEKIRNIGISAHIDSGKTTLTERILFYTNKIHAIHEVRGKDGVGATMDSMDLERERGITIQSAATYATWKDITINIIDTPGHVDFTIEVERSLRVLDSAIMVLCGVAGVQSQSITVDRQMKRYSVPRVAFINKLDRTGANPWRVIEQLREKLHLNAHAVQIPIGLENDLKGIIDLIEMKAYYFEGPNGQDIKITEIPEELKAQAEEKREGLLDAVSLFSDELTEELLEGTPTEARIKEAIRRGVLQLKFVPVFMGSAFKNKGVQKLLDGVADFLASPYDVVNRAKEVGNEENEVIMESDPEKPLVCLAFKLEDGRYGQLTYVRVYQGKLEKGMTIYNASNNKRHNVGRLVRMHSNEMEDITKAEAGDIVALFGIDCASGDTFTDGKVKVTMESMFVPSPVISLTIECKESKQLPNLAKALNRFTKEDPTFQTEMDKESGQTIIKGMGELHLEVYIERMKREYGVDLVTGAPQVAYRETITKSADFDYTHKKQTGGQGQFSRVAGIMDPIPLDEGKDYEFVDKIVGGSIPREYIGSCDKGFRSCLERGSLIGFPIIGVRCTINDGAYHDVDSSDMAFQIGARYAFRQGFSKAAPIILEPIMKVDVEGPSEFQGAILASINQRRGMILNTTEEGGYAKIEAEVPLADMFGYSTVLRSSTQGKAEFAMEFSKYAPVPRNVAEELMKKYKVNSKDDE
- a CDS encoding TlpA family protein disulfide reductase gives rise to the protein MIFWKNWPYSWKMVLAFLLFFGATLGFARFRANLSHPRISFESLSVQPTDVKAWEGKPKIVYFWATWCTVCKTYSYILNQNLKLLDEQMVFLSVVEDEPGKEFDSYIAHNPIHYPVYHGSYSLLQDWGVSAFPTTVFLNSHGEVVFYDTGIISPLSFWLRSLLTKVL